The following are from one region of the Vitis riparia cultivar Riparia Gloire de Montpellier isolate 1030 chromosome 9, EGFV_Vit.rip_1.0, whole genome shotgun sequence genome:
- the LOC117922692 gene encoding zinc finger BED domain-containing protein DAYSLEEPER-like — MEDTFTPNNEQANSEIQLNKRRRKKSIVWEHFTVETVSAGCTRACCKQCKKSFAYITGSKLAGTSHLKRHIALGICPVSRRNQEKNQLTPYTPASQAGFTGNSTDAPKRRYRGTPVSANIPFDQDRCNQEIAKMIIMHEYPLHIVEHSGFINFVHTLQPQFNMVSFNSIQGDCVALFLREKQNLLNTLNGIPGRVSLTLDMWTSDENLGYVFLTGHFIDGEWKLHRQILNVVMVPSPESDDAFAQAVVACLADWSLESRLFTITLDQSFSSETMMGNLRGVVSVKNPLIFNGQLLIRNCFARVLSSLAQDALGAMTDTVKKIRESVKYVKTSDAHEEKFLELKHQLQVPSTKTLFINDYTKWNSTYHMLAAACELKEVFSCLDTFDPDYKEAPSMDDWKQVETLCTFLKLLFDAAIIFTGKTYPTANTFYHEVWKVQLELTEAAKSDDPFISNLTKPLQDKFDRYWKDTSLVLAIAVVMDPRFKMKLVEFSFSKIYGAEAEMWIKIVDEGIRELFVDYVTQQPLLSIQPAYVEEGTEVISQTYMEEGTEVIPKTEMTDGGPLLSDSDRLSDFDVYISEISGGQDMRSELDQYLDESLMPRSQDFDVLAWWKLNKLKYPTLSRMASDILSIPITTVGPDNVFDTVGRKIDSYRSSLRPVTLEALICAKDWLQNGATEPDMSVPPIVKMEF; from the coding sequence ATGGAGGATACCTTTACTCCCAACAATGAGCAAGCCAATTCAGAAATACAGCTTAACAAGCGTAGGAGAAAGAAGTCCATAGTTTGGGAACACTTCACTGTGGAAACTGTTAGTGCTGGATGCACCAGGGCATGCTGTAAGCAGTGTAAGAAGTCATTTGCATATATTACTGGTTCAAAGCTGGCTGGCACCAGCCACCTGAAACGACATATTGCCTTGGGGATCTGCCCAGTTAGTCGCCGCAATCAGGAGAAAAATCAACTAACCCCGTATACACCAGCCTCCCAAGCTGGTTTTACTGGAAATTCTACTGATGCACCTAAACGACGGTACAGAGGAACCCCAGTATCTGCAAACATCCCTTTTGATCAGGATCGTTGCAATCAGGAGATTGCAAAGATGATCATCATGCATGAGTATCCGCTTCACATTGTGGAGCATTCTGGTTTTATCAATTTTGTTCACACTCTTCAACCCCAATTTAATATGGTTAGCTTCAATTCTATCCAAGGGGATTGTGTGGCTTTGTTCCTGAGGGAAAAGCAAAATCTCTTGAATACCCTTAATGGAATTCCTGGGCGGGTTAGCCTTACTTTGGATATGTGGACTTCTGATGAAAATCTAGGATATGTTTTCCTAACAGGACACTTCATTGATGGTGAGTGGAAGTTGCACCGCCAGATTCTTAATGTTGTAATGGTACCATCTCCTGAATCAGATGATGCCTTTGCTCAAGCTGTTGTGGCTTGCCTTGCAGATTGGAGTCTGGAGAGCAGGTTATTTACCATCACTCTGGATCAATCCTTCTCTAGTGAAACAATGATGGGAAATCTTAGAGGTGTAGTGTCTGTCAAGAACCCACTTATATTCAATGGCCAGTTGTTAATTCGAAATTGTTTTGCTCGTGTTTTGAGTTCTCTTGCACAAGATGCACTAGGGGCAATGACAGATACTGTCAAGAAAATCCGTGAAAGTGTGAAGTATGTAAAAACCTCAGATGCTCATGAAGAAAAGTTCCTGGAGCTGAAACACCAACTTCAAGTCCCTAGCACAAAGACCCTTTTCATCAATGACTATACAAAATGGAATTCAACGTATCATATGCTAGCTGCTGCATGTGAACTAAAGGAAGTATTTTCATGTCTTGATACTTTTGATCCAGATTACAAGGAAGCCCCATCCATGGATGACTGGAAGCAGGTAGAAACTCTTTGCACATTCTTGAAGCTTCTTTTTGATGCCGCCATTATCTTCACTGGAAAAACATACCCAACTGCTAATACATTCTATCATGAAGTGTGGAAAGTTCAGTTAGAGCTAACAGAGGCAGCTAAGAGCGATGACCCCTTTATTAGTAACCTAACTAAACCTTTGCAAGATAAGTTTGATAGATATTGGAAGGATACTAGCCTTGTCTTAGCAATTGCAGTAGTTATGGAtccaaggttcaaaatgaagcTTGTTGAGTTCAGCTTCAGTAAGATATATGGTGCTGAGGCTGAGATGTGGATCAAGATTGTTGATGAGGGTATTCGAGAGCTTTTTGTTGACTATGTTACACAACAGCCTCTTCTATCTATACAACCGGCTTATGTTGAAGAAGGTACTGAAGTCATCTCCCAGACTTACATGGAAGAAGGTACTGAAGTCATTCCCAAAACAGAGATGACTGACGGAGGACCCCTTCTTTCTGACAGTGACAGGCTCTCAGATTTCGATGTATACATCTCTGAAATTTCAGGTGGCCAGGATATGAGATCAGAATTAGATCAGTATCTTGATGAGTCCCTTATGCCTCGGTCACAAGATTTTGATGTATTGGCTTGGTGGAAACTGAACAAGCTAAAGTATCCAACTCTCTCTAGGATGGCATCTGATATACTGTCAATCCCAATAACGACTGTTGGCCCAGACAATGTGTTTGACACGGTAGGCAGAAAGATTGATAGTTATCGGAGTTCATTGCGGCCTGTGACTCTTGAGGCCCTCATCTGTGCCAAGGACTGGCTCCAGAATGGAGCCACAGAACCAGATATGTCAGTCCCACCAATtgtgaaaatggaattttaa
- the LOC117921524 gene encoding uncharacterized protein LOC117921524 encodes MKFKAFLTDNGTSLLEKRFLPALDKMGKVCHLYFTRDHTIFLHNLLNGDGVQSIAQFRKEALFDNYRISSQNDDRIAFTIDLSLLQRAIRSSVSIYAEMGGGDGVGTGSNRLQIKLVKKLPPNSHQPLPFLTFESKGYKSAVIQDVPISKPLSRADVLELQSALDMAQDLPRTLVQVPDLNQLQNYVDRMKHVGDLLNISISKYGDLHVQISTTLITLGAEFRKLLVVGEQVEVPAEDRDLSAQSRTQRAVQRGDAQTVQVSMKHFAKSLQCHLAKPDCAFYGIAQEGACLTVIFQFFIPGSRQNDKSISLHCRLPVLDPGTS; translated from the coding sequence ATGAAGTTCAAGGCTTTTCTTACAGACAATGGTACCAGCCTCTTAGAAAAGAGGTTCCTACCAGCTCTAGACAAGATGGGGAAGGTATGCCATCTCTACTTCACTAGAGACCACACAATCTTCCTCCACAACCTCCTCAATGGCGATGGTGTCCAATCCATTGCCCAGTTCCGCAAAGAAGCTCTGTTTGATAACTACCGTATCTCCAGCCAGAATGATGACCGCATTGCCTTCACCATTGACCTCTCTCTCCTACAACGTGCCATTCGTAGTAGTGTCAGTATATATGCTGAAATGGGTGGTGGTGATGGTGTTGGCACTGGTTCAAATCGCCTCCAAATCAAGCTGGTCAAGAAATTACCTCCTAATTCTCACCAACCACTGCCCTTCCTCACCTTTGAGAGCAAAGGTTATAAATCTGCAGTGATCCAAGACGTACCCATCTCAAAACCTTTGTCTAGGGCTGATGTTCTTGAGCTTCAGTCTGCACTTGATATGGCCCAAGATCTGCCTCGAACTTTGGTTCAGGTTCCAGATTTGAACCAGTTGCAGAACTATGTGGATCGGATGAAGCATGTAGGGGACTTGCTTAACATCTCCATTAGCAAATATGGGGATCTACATGTGCAGATTTCAACTACTTTAATCACACTTGGTGCCGAGTTTCGCAAGTTGCTGGTTGTTGGAGAACAAGTGGAAGTTCCAGCTGAGGATCGAGATTTGAGTGCACAGTCACGGACCCAAAGGGCAGTTCAGAGGGGAGATGCTCAAACTGTGCAAGTGAGCATGAAGCACTTTGCAAAGAGTCTTCAGTGTCACTTAGCGAAGCCAGATTGTGCCTTCTATGGCATTGCCCAAGAGGGTGCTTGCTTGACAGTGATATTCCAGTTCTTCATTCCTGGTTCGCGGCAAAATGATAAATCAATTAGCTTGCATTGCAGGCTTCCTGTTCTAGACCCTGGCACAAGTTGA
- the LOC117921523 gene encoding putative pentatricopeptide repeat-containing protein At3g15930 — MPFSIPFKTHFPSSSLTSASFHPSLLCKMISATTLSPPPTHLPSLPQTPPLSLIKTCKSMAQLKQIHSQTIRTGLISNPIVPAQIIALCCKHELGDMEYARMVFDTMPEPNHFVWNNMIKGYSRVGCPNSAVSMYCEMLERGVMPDEYTYPFLLKRFTRDMAVKCGRELHDHIVKLGFSSNVFVQNALIHLYSLSGEVSVARGVFDRSSKGDVVTWNVMISGYNRSKQFDESMKLFDEMERMRVLPSSITLVSVLSACSKLKDLNVGKRVHRYVKDLKIEPVRVLENALIDMYAACGDMDTALGIFDNMKSRDVISWTAIVTGFTNLGQVDLARKYFDKMPERDFVSWTAMIDGYLQVNQFKEVLTLFREMQAANIKPDEFTMVSILTACAHLGALELGEWIKAYIDKNEIKIDSFVGNALIDMYFNCGNVEKAIRIFNAMPHRDKISWTAVIFGLAINGYGEEALDMFSQMLKASITPDEVTYIGVLCACTHSGMVDKGKKFFARMTTQHGIEPNVAHYGCMVDLLGRAGHLKEAHEVIKNMPVKPNSIVWGSLLGACRVHRDEEMAEMAAQQILELEPENGAVYVLLCNIYAACNRWEKLHEVRKLMMDRGIKKTPGCSLIEMNGSVHEFVAGDQVHPQSKEIYSKLDEMSVDLKFAGYSPDTSEVFLDIGEEEKESAVYRHSEKLAIAFGLISSGPGVTIRIVKNLRMCVDCHYVAKLVSKVYNREVIVRDRTRFHHFRHGSCSCKDYW, encoded by the coding sequence ATGCCATTCTCAATTCCATTCAAGACCCACTTCCCATCCTCATCCCTAACCTCCGCATCTTTCCACCCTTCACTTCTTTGCAAAATGATCTCCGCCACCACTCTTTCTCCACCACCCACTCACCTCCCTTCTCTCCCACAAACCCCACCCCTTTCTCTCATCAAAACCTGCAAATCCATGGCCCAACTCAAGCAAATTCACTCCCAAACAATCCGCACTGGCCTCATATCCAACCCCATTGTGCCTGCTCAGATAATTGCCTTATGTTGCAAGCATGAGCTGGGTGATATGGAATACGCCCGTATGGTGTTCGACACAATGCCTGAACCAAATCACTTTGTTTGGAACAATATGATTAAGGGGTATTCCCGTGTGGGTTGCCCCAATTCTGCGGTTTCAATGTATTGTGAGATGCTAGAGAGGGGTGTCATGCCGGATGAATATACGTATCCGTTTTTGCTCAAACGGTTTACGCGGGATATGGCGGTGAAGTGTGGAAGGGAGTTGCATGATCATATAGTGAAGTTAGGGTTTAGTTCCAATGTGTTTGTACAAAATGCTTTGATTCATTTGTACTCGTTGAGTGGAGAAGTGAGTGTTGCTCGTGGGGTTTTTGATAGGAGTTCAAAGGGTGATGTTGTCACTTGGAATGTGATGATTTCAGGGTATAACAGAAGTAAGCAATTTGATGAGTCAATGAAGCTTTTTGATGAGATGGAGAGGATGAGAGTGTTACCCAGTTCAATTACACTTGTTTCAGTGTTGTCAGCATGCTCCAAGTTGAAGGATTTGAATGTAGGGAAGCGGGTTCATCGGTATGTCAAAGATCTGAAGATTGAGCCTGTCCGTGTATTGGAAAATGCTTTGATTGATATGTATGCAGCTTGTGGTGATATGGATACTGCTCTGGGGATATTTGATAATATGAAGAGTAGGGACGTGATTTCATGGACTGCTATTGTTACCGGGTTCACAAATTTGGGACAAGTTGATCTAGCTAGGAAGTATTTTGATAAAATGCCTGAACGGGACTTCGTCTCATGGACAGCAATGATTGATGGGTACCTTCAGGTGAACCAGTTTAAAGAGGTTTTAACACTTTTTCGTGAGATGCAGGCTGCTAATATAAAGCCGGATGAGTTCACCATGGTCAGCATCCTTACAGCTTGTGCACATCTGGGAGCGCTTGAATTAGGAGAATGGATAAAAGCCTACATTGACAAGAATGAGATCAAGATCGATTCCTTTGTGGGAAATGCCTTGATAGACATGTATTTCAATTGTGGAAACGTAGAAAAAGCAATAAGAATTTTCAATGCAATGCCTCACAGGGACAAGATTTCATGGACGGCTGTGATTTTTGGTCTTGCCATAAATGGATATGGAGAAGAAGCTCTTGATATGTTCTCTCAGATGCTGAAAGCTTCAATCACACCAGATGAGGTGACGTACATTGGTGTTCTTTGTGCTTGTACCCACAGTGGAATGGTAGATAAGGGGAAAAAGTTCTTCGCTCGAATGACCACGCAACATGGGATTGAACCCAATGTAGCACATTATGGGTGCATGGTTGACCTTCTTGGCCGAGCCGGACATCTAAAGGAAGCTCATGAGGTGATCAAGAATATGCCAGTAAAACCTAATTCAATCGTCTGGGGATCACTTCTTGGTGCTTGTAGGGTTCATAGAGACGAAGAGATGGCTGAAATGGCAGCTCAACAGATTCTTGAGTTAGAGCCCGAAAATGGGGCTGTCTATGTTCTGTTATGCAATATATATGCAGCCTGCAACAGATGGGAAAAGTTGCATGaagtaagaaaattaatgaTGGATAGAGGAATCAAGAAAACCCCTGGTTGCAGTTTGATAGAGATGAACGGTTCTGTTCATGAATTTGTGGCTGGGGACCAGGTTCATCCTCAATCGAAAGAAATCTACTCGAAGTTAGATGAAATGTCGGTAGACTTGAAATTTGCAGGTTACTCGCCGGATACTTCAGAGGTGTTCCTTGATATAGGGGAAGAGGAGAAAGAGAGTGCCGTTTACCGGCACAGTGAGAAGTTGGCTATTGCCTTTGGGTTGATCAGTTCAGGACCTGGGGTCACTATTAGAATTGTGAAGAACCTTAGAATGTGTGTGGATTGTCATTATGTAGCAAAGTTGGTATCGAAGGTGTACAATAGAGAAGTAATTGTTAGGGATCGAACCAGATTCCACCATTTTAGGCATGGCTCATGTTCCTGCAAAGATTATTGGTAA